A section of the Xiphias gladius isolate SHS-SW01 ecotype Sanya breed wild chromosome 8, ASM1685928v1, whole genome shotgun sequence genome encodes:
- the LOC120793298 gene encoding zinc finger protein AEBP2-like isoform X5, protein MAAEATVEASAPSTENNAPAVQANGGSGEEKQKGLIEAATGEPGSSVEPKIEEVGAEAGGEKPAEAADKAASEAVTHGAAGTVTQQATAAPGAPGQKPDSEQSCGGGNSEPANDNAGKEAKEEPGEESRCSGMDCEKSKTVCEDGEKPSGGGGELGDKRRPSVEMSSSDGEPLSRMDSEDSISSTLMEMESTVSSGRSTPAMMNGQSSASSSAAKTVAYPCCWDLCPQCFNSSPDLAEHIRGIHVDGQRGGVFVCLWKGCKVYNTPSTSQSWLQRHMLTHSGDKPFKCVVGGCNASFASQGGLARHVPSHFSQQSSSKMSSQAKLKEESPSKAGLNKRKKLKNKRRCSLPRPHDFFDAQTMDAIRHRAICLNLATHIESVGNGHSVVFHSTVLARRKEGSGKVKVLLHWTPEDIALLKWS, encoded by the exons ATGGCTGCTGAGGCTACAGTGGAAGCATCCGCACCGAGCACCGAGAACAATGCACCGGCCGTACAGGCAAACGGCGGCAGCGGCGAGGAGAAACAAAAGGGCCTCATCGAAGCGGCAACAGGGGAGCCAGGCAGCAGCGTAGAGCCGAAAATTGAAGAGGTGGGCGCGGAGGCCGGCGGAGAGAAGCCCGCCGAGGCGGCAGACAAGGCCGCGAGCGAAGCGGTGACACACGGCGCTGCTGGAACGGTCACCCAGCAGGCGACAGCGGCTCCTGGAGCACCGGGGCAGAAGCCGGACTCGGAGCAAAGCTGCGGAGGTGGCAACAGCGAGCCTGCCAACGATAACGCGGGGAAAGAGGCGAAGGAGGAACCGGGAGAAGAGAGTCGGTGCTCGGGGATGGACTGCGAAAAGAGCAAGACAGTTTGCGAAGACGGCGAGAAACCGAGCGGCGGAGGCGGGGAGCTGGGCGATAAGAGGCGGCCGAGTGTGGAGATGTCCTCCTCGGATGGTGAACCGTTGAGCCGTATGGACTCCGAGGACAG TATCAGCAGCACcctgatggagatggagagcaCGGTGTCCAGCGGACGCTCCACTCCTGCTATGATGAATGGACAGAGCAGTGCCAGCTCCTCTGCAGCTAAGACAGTGGCCTACCCCTGCTGCTGGGATCTCTGTCCACAGTGCTTCAACTCCAGTCCTGATCTGGCAGAGCATATCAGGGGTATTCATGTGGATGGGCAGAGAGGAGGG gtgtttgtgtgtctgtggaagGGCTGCAAGGTGTATAACACACCATCTACCAGTCAGAGTTGGCTCCAGAGACACATGCTGACCCACAGTGGAGATAAGCCCTTCAAG TGTGTAGTTGGTGGCTGCAATGCCAGCTTTGCTTCCCAGGGAGGGCTGGCTCGTCATGTACCCAGTCACTTCAGCCAGCAGAGCTCCTCTAAAATGTCCAGCCAGGCCAAACTCAAGGAGGAGTCCCCCTCCAAGGCTGGACTCAACAAGAGGAAGAAACTCAAGAACAAACGCAGGTGCTCCCTAC CGAGGCCCCATGACTTCTTCGATGCCCAAACTATGGATGCTATACGCCACAGGGCTATCTGTCTCAACCTCGCCACCCACATCGAAAGTGTGGGCAATGGCCACAGTGTGGTCTTTCACAGCACG